A genomic window from Silene latifolia isolate original U9 population chromosome 11, ASM4854445v1, whole genome shotgun sequence includes:
- the LOC141614072 gene encoding uncharacterized protein LOC141614072, translating into MVRITKDDVAREISFWSTAVVCYVLGANLPSSVLTGFVRRVWQAQGVDKILFMPNKWTPEMKLIKHDVKRIPIWMKIYGLDVKYWGMGCLKKLCEVVGKFICCDEATLHKKFLGFARIMIEVDIGQAFPETINFQDENGETQTLKIVYDWLPLSCRACKGLGHLAENCRKEKRTQKEASPEIALTPVMVTKTPVVENSIPRSYLTKLLRNENGGRRSFTSGGYLSWRTYPTLCRSPYWCIHTFVTDKARKTKFWFTVVYGLNKAAEREPLWITNAELRPLLQVVQDCKFADMRARGAFFTWTNKDEVGTKIYSRIDRMLVNDKWTINFPTSYVHYLPEGMFDHCPALVKLEEEPCGRRAPFKYFNMWSLSPDYDNIIRNGWQRQVQGTAMFQVVKKLKALKYDLKKLNKSQFANIENLTHVAEISLKKFQEMLN; encoded by the exons ATGGTACGGATTACTAAAGACGATGTCGCTCGTGAGATTTCTTTTTGGTCCACTGCTGTTGTTTGTTACGTTCTTGGTGCGAATCTGCCAAGCTCTGTTTTAACTGGTTTTGTACGGAGGGTATGGCAGGCTCAGGGGGTGGACAAAATCTTATTTATGCCAAACA AGTGGACACCTGAGATGAAGCTGATTAAACATGATGTAAAGAGAATACCAATTTGGATGAAAATTTATGGACTGGATGTGAAGTACTGGGGAATGGGATGCCTTAAGAAATTGTGTGAGGTGGTTGGTAAATTCATTTGTTGTGATGAAGCTACCCTTCACaaaaaatttctagggtttgcccGTATTATGATTGAAGTGGATATTGGGCAAGCTTTCCCTGAGACCATTAATTTCCAGGATGAGAATGGTGAGACTCAAACTCTGAAGATTGTATATGATTGGCTCCCATTATCATGTAGAGCTTGCAAAGGTTTGGGTCATTTGGCTGAGAATTGCAGGAAG GAGAAGAGGACACAGAAGGAGGCTTCTCCAGAAATTGCCTTGACTCCTGTAATGGTGACTAAAACACCTGTGGTTGAGAACTCTATCCCTAGAAGTTATTTAACCAAATTACTGAGAAATGAGAATGGTGGACGCAGATCTTTTACCTCTGGGGGGTATCTTTCATGGAGAACCTATCCAACTCTTTGCAGAAGTCCATATTGG TGTATCCATACATTTGTTACTGATAAAGCTAGGAAAACTAAGTTCTGGTTTACTGTAGTGTATGGACTTAACAAAGCTGCTGAAAGGGAGCCATTATGGA TAACCAATGCTGAGTTGAGACCACTCTTACAGGTGGTACAGGATTGTAAGTTCGCTGATATGAGGGCTAGAGGAGCCTTCTTTACTTGGACTAATAAAGATGAGGTTGGGACTAAGATTTACAGTAGAATTGATAGGATGTTAGTCAATGATAAATGGACTATCAATTTTCCTACTAGCTATGTGCATTATTTACCTGAGGGGATGTTTGACCATTGTCCTGCACTTGTTAAGCTTGAGGAGGAGCCTTGTGGCAGGAGGGCCCCCTtcaaatattttaacatgtggtCTTTATCACCTGATTATGATAACATCATCAGAAATGGATGGCAAAGGCAGGTTCAAGGGACTGCGATGTTTCAGGTGGTAAAGAAGTTAAAAGCCTTGAAATATGACTTAAAGAAGTTGAATAAGTCCCAATTTGCTAACATTGAGAACCTGACTCATGTTGCTGAGATTTCTTTAAAAAAGTTTCAGGAAATGTTGAATTAG